TATCATACAGTATAGAATATATTACACAGTTAATGTAGAGGGTGGAATATTTTATACAGTTAGAGTGTGGAATATGTTATTCAGTTAACATAGAATATGGAATATATCACACAGCTAATGTATTGTGTCCTCCCCATTAAAAACTAGGATGTGTTTCTGTTCAAGTCAACCTTGCATCATGATTACTGTGAGGACCCCTGTCCAGCTAACCTAATCCACACCTCAATATGTTTGTGTTATAGAAACACACTCCAATCAACAGAAGCCACTCAGCGATACAGCAGCAGGCAACCTTCCTGGTGACTTCCCATCCATTACTGGACCAGCCACAAATTCACTCCTGGTTATAGTCTCTGGTCCTGGAGCAAGGAGGTGAGAGAACATATGCAGTGACTCGGCAGAGAAGGGAACAGAAGAACTGTGGGTGTGctaaagcagagagagagagcctggcaacatcttcatGGGCAACCTCACAGAGCAGGGCAGCAGCAATGGTGTGGGGCAAGGGCTGGCAGTGCGGGCAGTGACTGGCTGCTTGCTTTTCCTCCTCATTCTCTCCACCCTGCTGGGGAACACCCTGGTGTGCCTGGCAGTGATGAAGTTCCGGCACCTGCGCTCCAAAGTCACCAATTTCTTTGTCATCTCGCTGGCGGTGTCTGACCTGTTTGTGGCAGTGCTGGTGATGCCCTGGAAAGCCTTGAGCGAGGTGGCTGGCCACTGGCTCTTCGGCTCCTTCTGCAACACCTGGATAGCCTTTGACATCATGTGCTCGACCGCCTCCATCCTTAATCTGTGCATCATCAGCCTGGACAGGTACTGGGCCATAGCCAGCCCATTCCGATATGAGCGCAAGATGACCCAGAGGGTGGCTTCGGTGATGATTGGGGTGGCATGGACACTATCCATCCTCATCTCCTTCATCCCAGTGCAGCTGAACTGGCACAGGGCAGGAGCAGAACTGCTGCAGGACAGGGCCAACAGCATGGCCGGCTGTAACTCCAGCCTCAACAGGACCTACGCCATCTCATCCTCCCTGATCAGCTTCTACATCCCGGTGGTCATCATGGTGGGCACTTATACCCGTATCTACCGCATCGCCCAGACCCAGATTCGCAGGATCTCGTCCCTGGAGAGGGCAGTGGAACATGCCCAGAGCTGCCAAGAGCAGACAGCAGACTGCACGCACGAAGCTGCCCTGAAAAGTTCCTTCAAGAAGGAGACCAAGGTGCTGAAGACCCTATCTATCATCATGGGGGTCTTCGTCTTCTGCTGGCTGCCTTTCTTCGTGCTGAACTGCATAGTCCCCTTCTGTGCCCCAGCCCTGGCTCAAGCAGGGCAGGGTTCCTGTGTCAGCGACACCACCTTCAATATCTTTGTCTGGTTCGGCTGGGCCAACTCGTCTCTGAACCCGGTCATCTACGCCTTCAACGCAGACTTCAGGAAGGCCTTCACCAGCATCCTGGGCTGCGCTCGCCTCTGCCCCAGCAACGCGGTGGAGCCGGTCAACTTCAGCAACGAGCTGGTCTCTTACCACCACGATGACACCACGCTGCAGAAAGAGCCCCGTGCCGGCTCAGCGGGGGCTAACCCGGGCATCCTTCCCAACCAGCTGCCGCCCTCCCTCAGCGAGCCCTTCGACAAAGTCTCCAGCATCTCCTCGGTCCCCAGCGCCAGCAGCAGCTGCAGGGGCCCCAGGGAGCAGAACCTGCTGCTGCCGGGGGGGCTGCCTTATGACGGCGAGGCCGAGATCAGCCTGGACACTATCACAGCGGTTTACCGCTGAGAACCACAAACTCCTCCTATTCCCTAGCCACTTCAGTATGTAGCCCCCACTCCCAGCGCACGAAGGGCGGCGTTCGGAGCAATGCCCAAGAATTGTGGCTGCGCCCAACATCCGCCGGTCCCTTCCACCGGAATTCATTCCTGGCGGAGAACGGACCTCAGTGCAATCTCTCATCCCAATACAAACCAAAGAAGGGCCGaagatgtaaatcagaaacacaagcagaaatttcttgcaaagctcagcaggtctggcagcatctgtggagagaaatcagggttaacctgctaagcttttccagcaacttttctgtttttgaatctcTCAATCCTACTGCTCGTGTCCTTCCATTCACACTTGTCAACGCCAATTCTGGAACCAGCGATGAGACTGAAAGCATCATCTGTCGACTGTCAGATAATGCGACCAACACCACTATATGGTGTTTCCCAGCTGAACAGCTTGGCAAATCCGAAACTAATCGTCCTTTGAAAAATGGTGGTGTTTTCTCTTTCCCTTAATGGCTATTGTCTACTATCCAGATTCACCCTTTTTTATACATTACCTGCCAGGTTCCACCAAAATTacctgcagcaaaaaaaaaccatgTGAGCCACAGGTAGTTCCATGGTTATTCTTCAATCACCCTGCCAGAAATCAAAATTTCCTCTCTTATTTGAATTCCTTTCAGGAGTAAGTCCATAATTCAGGGGACAACAATCTTAAAAAGCATGGACCTCAATCCATCCTTGAATCATTGAAGCACGTGTTCTCTTCCTGACAGCTTTGACATTAGATCTAGTTAAATGATTAGACATGGTTAAAACGAAATGAACTGCCTTTGAGGTAGGATTATTTGAAAAAGTCTTTAAAATTGTCTTTCAAAAAGCACGTGAAGACAACACGatctgaagataacaaagtgtggagctggatgaacacagcaggccaagcagcatcttaggagcacctgtGAAGCCTGCCGTTAATGAGGTGCATATGTATTTCCCTCTCTCTGTGGCTACATGTTATGATGCACCTCCAGACAATCCAAATGTGGAGACACTACCACTATACCCCAAGATCCTTATGTGGTCTAAAAATGTTCCTGATAAATTAGAGGTCACATGTCATTGAAATATTGTCTCAGTTGGCAGGTTCTTGCTCCACACCATCCAATTGTtttaaaatcaggaaaaaaaaagctgaaaataacTTTTCATTTGCTAAGATCATGTAAAACATTAGATGGTAATTTTGACAACTTGACTGTAATGTCTGGAAAACTCACAAAATTTTTATATAAAGTCAACacctttaaaatgttttcttgcTTTTTCATTCCCCTACACCCGCAACTAtagtgatactgggaactgcagatgctggagaatccaagataataaaatgtgaggctggatgaacacagcaggcccagcagcatctcaagagcacaaaagctgacgtttcgggcccgaaacgtcagcttttgtgctcctgagatgctgctgggcctgctgtgttcatccagcctcacattttattaccctcaaCTATAGTACTGGGTTTTCTTTTGGCCATTTACAGTGCTACTGTAAAAATTCTTTTCAGTGCATTCCTTCATAATATGTGAGAAAAGGGTTGAACATGGTTAGCCCAAAGAAGCAGATTGGCAACCATCAATGagcttgtgctgtaatttttctaTCACTTTGGAGGAAGCTCTTAAACATCTGGCAGGTTATTATGAATCCCATGAAATATCAGCAAACAAAATGGGTATAGAAAGAGGAGATTGCATTTCCCTGGTGGGAACCCAAACAATATTGTCTAATTTCCTTAATCGTATGGGAAAAagaagatagagaaagagaggctATCAGTTTCACCTGAAAAGTGGCAAAATCTCAATACTATGAACTTATAAGACAACATACATGAGCcatcataagataataaaatgtgaggctggatgaacacagcaggccaagcagcatctcaggagcacaaaagctgacgcttcgggcccgaaacgtcagcttttgtgctcctgagatgctgcttggcctgctgtgttcatccagcctcacattttattatcttggaattctccagcatctgcagtttccattatctctgatacatgaaCCATCAGCTGTCATCTGCCATTTCATAGAATTCTAAAGTTAAATTTAAGTTGGCATGAGCACAGCACAGGTTGGCGCAGTGCACTTTGAAAATGTAGGCCTTTCTTTGATATTGGGGTGTCTGTTTGCCAAAAAAGATGGCCAAGGTTCCAAATAGAATGAACCACTGAAGAAGTCGGACAGGACTGAGCAAGCTGTAGATAGGTTGCAGCATGCCTGAGAAACCAATAACAGCATACATTTTCAAATCTTGTGCTTGAATTCACAGACTTGTCAGAATTTTCTAATCCTCCTTAATTTATCAACAGCAATTCTCAACTGGAGGGAATATCTCCACTCTTATGTTATCCTGTATGTTATCCTGAAAGATTTTTGGAAATATATTTTTTGAATTTTTGTGTTAGCAGCAATGGTCAAcgtttattgccccatccctaattgctcttggaAAGTGTCAGGAGTCAACGTAGAGTTGGTAGAAAGGTTCAGAAACAATTTTCTTCCAATTTCCAGTGGGGTAGCACTGGGCCCCTTCAAATGCTGAAGTGGAATATGTAGCTCACACATCAATTCCCCTCAATAATGAAGAACCCTGCACTCCAGTGCTGAAATGAACAATGAGTATGTAAAAAGCATTACTGAAAATGTATAGGGGTCTGTCAGCAGAAatcatttttaaacttttcatcTCATGAAGAGATTGGGAAAGCATCAAATTCTGATAATAGCTATTTATTTGCACTCATTGCTGAGTTCGGTGATGGAGAAAGA
The nucleotide sequence above comes from Stegostoma tigrinum isolate sSteTig4 chromosome 20, sSteTig4.hap1, whole genome shotgun sequence. Encoded proteins:
- the drd6b gene encoding D(1)-like dopamine receptor; translated protein: MGNLTEQGSSNGVGQGLAVRAVTGCLLFLLILSTLLGNTLVCLAVMKFRHLRSKVTNFFVISLAVSDLFVAVLVMPWKALSEVAGHWLFGSFCNTWIAFDIMCSTASILNLCIISLDRYWAIASPFRYERKMTQRVASVMIGVAWTLSILISFIPVQLNWHRAGAELLQDRANSMAGCNSSLNRTYAISSSLISFYIPVVIMVGTYTRIYRIAQTQIRRISSLERAVEHAQSCQEQTADCTHEAALKSSFKKETKVLKTLSIIMGVFVFCWLPFFVLNCIVPFCAPALAQAGQGSCVSDTTFNIFVWFGWANSSLNPVIYAFNADFRKAFTSILGCARLCPSNAVEPVNFSNELVSYHHDDTTLQKEPRAGSAGANPGILPNQLPPSLSEPFDKVSSISSVPSASSSCRGPREQNLLLPGGLPYDGEAEISLDTITAVYR